Proteins from one Capricornis sumatraensis isolate serow.1 chromosome 2, serow.2, whole genome shotgun sequence genomic window:
- the LOC138073877 gene encoding thymosin beta-4-like, with the protein MSDKPHKAELEKFDKLKLNKTETQEKNALPSKETIEQEKQAGES; encoded by the coding sequence ATGTCTGACAAACCCCATAAGGCTGAGCTAGAGAAGTTTGATAAGTTGAAattgaataaaacagaaacacaagagaaaaatgCACTGCCTTCAAAAGAAACTATTGAACAGGAAAAGCAAGCAGGGGAGTCATAA